The following coding sequences are from one Lolium rigidum isolate FL_2022 chromosome 6, APGP_CSIRO_Lrig_0.1, whole genome shotgun sequence window:
- the LOC124665339 gene encoding uncharacterized protein LOC124665339, with product MEAMQANTIDVVGRMKEIAQVMKTPDDVLQSHGVTTENIEVNCRRMGGGRRARSPVLWHHARRGRGLGVGDVNLAVASDAWRSWRNFLWLHDEASGLTARQGPNSMTTFFLGGR from the exons ATGGAGGCGATGCAGGCGAATACAATCGATGTTGTCGGCAGGATGAAGGAGATCGCCCAGGTGATGAAAACCCCTGATGATGTGTTGCAGTCTCACGGCGTGACTACAGAGAACATTGAAG TGAACTGCAGGAGGATGGGTGGAGGGCGGAGGGCGCGCTCACCGGTGCTTTGGCATCATGCTCGACGAGGAAGAGGGCTTGGcgtcggggacgtgaacctggctgTGGCGTCGGATGCATGGCGTAGCTGGCGCAACTTCCTCTGGCTGCACGACGAGGCATCTGGCCTCACAGCGAGGCAGGGCCCAAACTCCATGACAACTTTCTTCCTCGGCGGCAGATGA